One window of the Natrinema sp. CBA1119 genome contains the following:
- the pstA gene encoding phosphate ABC transporter permease PstA — protein sequence MSTDQRTGEWYGTDEAVSRLRGQAFKSLCLGATLLALLSVFVLLLYVANDAFRPLSADTGWALTFAATLLLPTLGATGYYYTRDTRAGETAAIALGLPVVSLLLTGGVFITFEHIVSVYQWVSILVALAVAGAVVYAHSRVRTAADLERLIVLVAVPIAALSLIPNLILSLPVLPTEALALLGSAVVPVAVAVGWFVRRQRENDRDGAIAAGLTLVAAAAGLGLAPVVGISPFVWMLLVVVTVVPVGLYVESVVRRGAGTAGLAFPLLVVVGIVAGVVVTEALGFAGPNSWLDWEFLTNPPSRTPEDAGFYPPLVGSVMMLLVIVVSAFPVGVGAAVYLEEYAPDRGPWGRLVDLIEVNIGNLAGVPSVVYGVLGLALFIREGGLGSGTALVGGFTVGLLILPIVIISSQEAISAVPDSMRQASYGMGASRWQTVRNVVLPEALPGIMTGNILAMGRAIGETAPLLIIGAPAVVRIAPDSFTNKFSAMPRQIYTWSSEIDAAFQHGVLAAGVMTLLVVLLLMNGAAIIIRNKYQRRD from the coding sequence ATGTCGACCGACCAGCGCACCGGCGAATGGTACGGAACGGACGAAGCGGTCAGCCGCCTTCGCGGCCAGGCGTTCAAGTCCCTCTGTCTGGGAGCGACCCTGCTCGCCTTGCTTTCCGTCTTCGTTCTCCTCCTGTACGTCGCGAACGACGCGTTCAGACCGCTCTCAGCCGACACCGGCTGGGCGCTCACCTTCGCCGCGACGCTCCTGCTTCCGACCCTCGGCGCGACGGGCTACTACTACACCCGCGACACGCGAGCCGGCGAGACCGCCGCCATCGCGCTCGGACTGCCGGTCGTCTCGCTCCTGCTCACCGGTGGCGTGTTCATCACGTTCGAACACATCGTCAGCGTCTATCAGTGGGTCTCGATCCTCGTCGCGCTCGCCGTCGCAGGCGCGGTCGTCTACGCTCACAGTCGCGTTCGAACGGCCGCCGACCTCGAGCGGCTCATCGTTCTCGTCGCGGTTCCGATCGCCGCACTCTCTCTGATTCCCAACCTCATCCTCTCGCTGCCGGTGCTGCCGACCGAGGCGCTCGCGCTGTTGGGCTCGGCTGTCGTTCCGGTCGCGGTCGCCGTCGGCTGGTTCGTTCGGAGGCAGCGCGAGAACGACCGCGACGGGGCGATCGCCGCGGGGCTGACGCTGGTCGCTGCGGCCGCCGGCCTGGGGCTCGCGCCGGTCGTCGGCATCAGTCCGTTCGTCTGGATGCTGCTGGTCGTCGTCACCGTCGTCCCCGTCGGCCTCTACGTCGAAAGCGTCGTCCGGCGCGGAGCCGGCACCGCTGGCCTCGCGTTCCCGCTCCTCGTCGTCGTCGGCATCGTCGCCGGCGTCGTCGTCACGGAGGCGCTCGGTTTCGCCGGGCCGAACTCGTGGCTCGACTGGGAATTTCTCACCAATCCGCCGTCGCGAACGCCCGAAGACGCCGGCTTCTATCCCCCGCTGGTCGGCTCGGTGATGATGCTGCTGGTCATCGTCGTTTCCGCGTTCCCCGTCGGCGTCGGTGCCGCCGTCTACCTCGAGGAGTACGCTCCTGATCGGGGGCCCTGGGGGCGGCTCGTCGATCTGATCGAGGTCAACATCGGGAACCTCGCCGGCGTCCCCTCGGTCGTCTACGGTGTCCTCGGGCTCGCGCTGTTCATTCGGGAGGGCGGGCTCGGGTCGGGAACCGCGCTCGTCGGCGGATTCACCGTCGGCCTGCTGATCCTCCCGATCGTCATCATCTCCTCGCAGGAGGCGATCAGTGCCGTTCCCGACTCGATGCGACAGGCCTCCTACGGGATGGGAGCGTCCAGGTGGCAGACGGTTCGGAACGTCGTCCTCCCCGAAGCGCTGCCCGGAATCATGACCGGCAATATCCTCGCGATGGGGCGCGCGATCGGTGAGACGGCACCGCTGCTGATCATCGGCGCGCCGGCGGTCGTCCGGATCGCGCCGGACTCCTTCACGAACAAATTCAGCGCGATGCCGCGCCAGATCTACACCTGGTCGAGCGAAATCGACGCGGCGTTCCAACACGGCGTCCTCGCGGCCGGCGTCATGACGCTGCTGGTCGTTCTCCTCCTGATGAACGGCGCTGCCATCATCATTCGCAACAAGTATCAACGCAGGGATTGA
- the pstB gene encoding phosphate ABC transporter ATP-binding protein PstB has product MTQDPMSDPDSRTDTQATDEGLASNDLEGSDPTTEPLVDSSIDVEDHSSAPSTGNQTVIESRDLDVYYDDVQALQSIDIEIPSEQVTAIIGPSGCGKSTFLRCINRMNDLVDAAWIDGELRFEGKNVYDDDVDPVVLRRKIGMVFQTPNPFPKSIFDNVAYGLNVQGIKGDYDEIVENALRRAALWDEVKDQLDSSGLELSGGQQQRLCIARAIAPDPDVILMDEPASALDPVATSKVEDLIEDLAEEYTVIIVTHNMQQAARISDKTAVFLTGGELVEFDDTDKIFENPEHDRVEDYITGKFG; this is encoded by the coding sequence ATGACACAAGATCCAATGAGCGACCCGGACAGCCGCACTGACACGCAAGCGACCGACGAGGGCCTCGCGAGTAACGACTTGGAGGGATCCGATCCGACGACCGAACCCTTGGTCGATTCGTCGATCGACGTCGAGGATCACTCGAGCGCGCCGTCGACCGGAAACCAAACCGTAATCGAGTCGAGAGATCTCGATGTCTACTACGACGACGTGCAGGCGCTCCAGTCGATCGACATCGAGATCCCATCCGAGCAGGTCACGGCCATCATCGGTCCGTCCGGCTGTGGGAAGTCGACTTTCCTGCGGTGCATCAACCGGATGAACGACCTCGTCGACGCTGCGTGGATCGACGGCGAGTTGCGCTTCGAAGGGAAGAACGTCTACGACGACGACGTCGATCCGGTCGTCCTTCGACGCAAGATCGGGATGGTATTTCAGACACCGAACCCGTTCCCCAAGAGCATCTTCGACAACGTCGCCTACGGTCTGAACGTCCAGGGGATCAAGGGCGATTACGACGAGATCGTCGAGAACGCTCTCCGTCGGGCCGCGCTCTGGGACGAGGTGAAAGACCAACTCGACTCGAGCGGCCTCGAGCTCTCGGGCGGCCAGCAACAGCGGCTGTGCATCGCTCGAGCGATCGCTCCCGATCCGGACGTGATCCTGATGGACGAACCGGCCTCGGCGCTGGACCCGGTCGCGACCTCGAAGGTCGAGGACCTAATCGAGGATCTCGCCGAGGAGTACACGGTCATCATCGTCACGCACAACATGCAGCAGGCGGCTCGCATCTCGGATAAGACGGCGGTCTTCCTGACCGGCGGCGAACTCGTCGAGTTCGACGACACGGACAAGATCTTCGAGAATCCCGAACACGACCGCGTCGAGGACTACATTACCGGCAAATTCGGATAG
- a CDS encoding metal-dependent hydrolase: MVATGVHILISLALVVLLFRSERPEPYLVAALAAAVPDIDTFVFRPLVELGYVEGALWMHRGLTHSLLAGIALTILLAAFGPWRAAAIGFGSHILLDSLSGGVRPFAPFDLALYGVSVDWLLLNMLISIIAVSMILGGLLGMKYDFGRQVVSHPPETLSERFR; encoded by the coding sequence ATGGTTGCGACCGGGGTCCACATTTTGATCAGTCTGGCACTGGTCGTGTTGCTCTTCCGATCCGAACGGCCGGAACCGTACCTCGTCGCGGCGCTCGCGGCGGCCGTCCCCGACATCGATACGTTCGTCTTTCGGCCGCTGGTCGAACTCGGCTACGTCGAGGGGGCGCTGTGGATGCATCGGGGATTGACCCACTCGCTGCTGGCCGGAATCGCTCTCACCATCCTCCTCGCCGCGTTTGGCCCCTGGCGGGCCGCCGCCATCGGATTTGGCTCGCACATTCTCCTCGATTCCCTGAGCGGCGGCGTCCGTCCCTTTGCTCCGTTCGACCTCGCGCTGTACGGGGTTTCCGTCGATTGGCTGCTACTGAATATGTTGATATCGATCATCGCCGTATCCATGATCCTCGGCGGCTTGCTCGGTATGAAATACGATTTCGGTCGGCAGGTCGTCTCCCATCCCCCTGAGACGCTCTCAGAGCGGTTCCGATAG
- a CDS encoding universal stress protein, protein MTTEHTMENDIVIPTDGSEYAEKAAVAGFDIATKMDATVHALAVGDIDRSEVSAVGGAPPRTKEDVTEIAAEWAEELTADAEANGLEAEAVVRTGTPADEIVDYATEIDADMIVIGTAGRSGFEKRILGSVTDKVVRTAPLPVVTVRPDGTVDAA, encoded by the coding sequence ATGACTACAGAACATACGATGGAAAATGATATTGTAATACCAACGGACGGTAGCGAATACGCCGAAAAAGCAGCCGTTGCTGGCTTCGATATCGCCACGAAGATGGATGCCACCGTCCACGCACTCGCCGTCGGTGACATCGACCGCTCGGAGGTGTCGGCCGTGGGCGGAGCACCACCGCGAACGAAAGAAGACGTGACTGAAATCGCGGCCGAGTGGGCAGAGGAACTCACCGCCGACGCCGAAGCCAACGGACTCGAGGCGGAGGCGGTCGTCCGAACCGGCACTCCTGCGGACGAAATCGTCGACTACGCGACGGAGATAGACGCCGACATGATCGTCATCGGTACGGCCGGTCGAAGCGGGTTCGAGAAACGGATTCTCGGAAGCGTTACCGACAAAGTCGTCAGAACGGCCCCGCTCCCGGTCGTGACCGTCCGACCCGACGGGACCGTCGACGCCGCCTGA
- the phoU gene encoding phosphate signaling complex protein PhoU has product MARKSYQEKLTELREDVLYMSEVVMERLRMGLDALEQKDEDLAREVIEGDGEINRMYLDLEQDCIDLLALQQPVASDLRFIAASFKIITDLERIADLATNLGEYTFDAEQDLFPDVDVQEMGDLTLDMLEDAMLAYDTEDTETCRELAARDDELDQFAERASEIVVRDLIERELDSPSEVERLLQDVSRLLLTIRDLERVGDHAVNIAARTLYMVENDDELIY; this is encoded by the coding sequence ATGGCCAGAAAATCCTACCAGGAGAAGCTCACGGAGCTCCGTGAGGACGTGCTCTACATGAGTGAAGTTGTCATGGAACGCCTTCGCATGGGGCTCGACGCCCTCGAGCAGAAAGATGAAGACCTCGCCCGCGAAGTGATCGAGGGCGACGGCGAGATCAACCGGATGTATCTCGATCTCGAGCAGGACTGTATCGACCTGCTTGCGCTGCAACAGCCGGTGGCGAGCGACCTGCGATTCATCGCCGCCTCGTTCAAGATCATCACCGATCTCGAGCGGATCGCCGACCTCGCGACCAACCTCGGCGAGTACACGTTTGACGCCGAACAGGACCTGTTCCCCGACGTCGACGTCCAGGAGATGGGCGACCTCACTCTCGACATGCTCGAGGACGCGATGCTCGCCTACGATACCGAGGACACCGAAACCTGTCGAGAACTCGCGGCTCGCGACGACGAACTCGATCAGTTCGCCGAACGAGCCAGCGAGATCGTCGTTCGCGACCTCATCGAGCGCGAACTCGATTCGCCGAGCGAGGTCGAACGGTTACTTCAGGACGTTTCGCGGCTTCTGTTGACGATTCGCGACCTCGAGCGCGTCGGCGACCACGCGGTCAACATCGCCGCGCGGACGCTCTACATGGTCGAAAACGACGACGAACTCATCTACTGA
- a CDS encoding FAD-dependent monooxygenase, with translation MAGPTDDYEQYEAVVVGCGPGGAAAAARLADHGVETLVLERGTEAGSKNVSGGLLYAEDSAPYTLDDLFDGFREEAAERPVTDYYIHNVAGNSVKTYDLADLHEHDTDWCDAVLRREMDSWLEKRVHEKTSETGGGVLTNVRVNGLLEENGEIVGVTCDELDPIRADLIVAADGVNSELAREAGLMDWEEPDEWFQGVKAVVDMDPDAIDDRFDIGPDEGAAHLFSGDLFEDVRGGGFLYTNEDSLSIGTVFHLDSLVEQEAEPHELLDALLTHPLLAGWFKNEYHEREYAAKLVPDSKKVAHREPYRDRLVLVGDAAGQMQAQGPIIKGMNHAVTAGALAADAFAVTRGNSDPDAAGRRYAKMLEDSGTMDKLRPRRYELSRTVGENDTVTAAVERVLESPIGSLAVGNPITDRLLQRAYNSPFLVSMLPDTKTGYVSLPTLIGEEHGKTIHWESEIEPPTLEERIGDLTYDTDVGNPHIELRDESYAASGAAVSACPVSAEDFGGGCYRSETVKTNGSEETLVSLDTQPCVECGTCAIVADTEWEHPRGGKGVEYREG, from the coding sequence ATGGCGGGACCGACGGACGACTACGAACAGTACGAGGCCGTCGTGGTCGGCTGTGGGCCCGGCGGGGCCGCGGCGGCCGCGCGACTGGCCGATCACGGCGTCGAGACGCTCGTCTTAGAGCGCGGGACCGAAGCGGGCTCGAAGAACGTCTCCGGCGGACTGCTCTACGCCGAGGATTCAGCCCCCTACACGCTCGACGACCTCTTCGACGGCTTCCGCGAGGAGGCCGCCGAGCGGCCGGTCACGGACTACTATATCCACAACGTGGCCGGAAATTCGGTCAAGACCTACGATCTGGCCGATCTCCACGAACACGACACCGACTGGTGTGACGCCGTGCTCCGACGCGAGATGGACTCCTGGCTCGAGAAGCGCGTCCACGAGAAGACGAGCGAGACCGGCGGCGGCGTCCTGACGAACGTGCGGGTGAACGGTCTGCTCGAGGAGAACGGGGAGATCGTCGGCGTCACCTGCGACGAACTCGACCCGATCAGAGCCGATCTGATCGTCGCGGCCGACGGCGTCAACTCCGAACTCGCCCGCGAGGCGGGGCTGATGGACTGGGAGGAGCCCGACGAGTGGTTCCAGGGCGTCAAGGCCGTCGTGGACATGGATCCCGACGCGATCGACGACCGGTTCGATATCGGGCCGGACGAGGGTGCGGCCCACCTGTTCTCGGGCGACCTCTTCGAGGACGTCCGAGGTGGCGGATTCCTCTACACGAACGAGGACTCGCTCTCGATCGGGACCGTCTTCCATCTCGACAGTCTCGTCGAGCAGGAGGCCGAACCCCACGAACTGCTTGATGCGCTGCTGACCCACCCGCTGCTGGCGGGCTGGTTCAAGAACGAGTATCACGAGCGGGAGTACGCGGCGAAGCTCGTCCCCGACTCGAAGAAGGTCGCCCACCGCGAGCCCTATCGCGATCGACTCGTGCTCGTCGGCGACGCCGCCGGCCAGATGCAGGCCCAGGGGCCGATCATCAAGGGAATGAACCACGCCGTCACCGCCGGCGCGCTCGCGGCCGACGCCTTCGCCGTCACCCGCGGCAACAGCGATCCGGACGCTGCGGGCCGCCGATACGCGAAGATGCTCGAGGACTCGGGGACGATGGACAAGCTCCGCCCCCGGCGCTACGAGCTGAGCCGGACCGTCGGCGAAAACGACACCGTTACGGCGGCGGTCGAACGGGTGCTCGAGTCGCCGATCGGCTCGCTCGCGGTCGGCAATCCGATCACGGATCGCCTGCTCCAGCGGGCGTACAACTCGCCGTTCCTCGTGTCGATGCTCCCCGACACGAAGACCGGCTACGTCTCCCTGCCGACGCTGATCGGCGAGGAGCACGGCAAGACGATCCACTGGGAGAGCGAGATCGAACCGCCGACACTCGAGGAGCGCATCGGAGACCTGACCTACGATACCGACGTGGGCAATCCGCACATCGAACTCCGAGACGAATCCTACGCCGCCAGCGGTGCGGCCGTCAGCGCCTGTCCGGTCAGCGCCGAGGACTTCGGCGGCGGCTGTTACCGCTCGGAGACGGTCAAAACGAACGGCAGCGAGGAGACGCTGGTCAGTCTCGACACGCAGCCCTGCGTCGAGTGTGGTACCTGTGCGATCGTCGCTGACACCGAGTGGGAACACCCACGAGGCGGCAAGGGCGTCGAGTACCGCGAGGGATAG
- a CDS encoding electron transfer flavoprotein subunit alpha/FixB family protein — protein sequence MTAIDPDDHTVDELTAELDAVDDEDELQAILEAERAGRDRATAREAVHQRLEEIGSDGDESDGVEEGTETEGEYEETEEDVGDEAEANAEEAEETDEEPAEAEAADDEPAEAEAADDEPAEDDGLSHPTRDKKHVRGLADGDYADLWVFCETQGGELLEVSKEMLGKGRELMDQFEADYGDEERVVAFLMGDDCEGLAEECIAYGADVAVYHEDERLERFLHKPYTEISAHMARGEGTVESTDWRDYDKPRYVLFPATNNGRDLSAKVQAELDSGLASDCSDLFIEANEISNPVKTGEPGVKKTVEKVLHMKRPDFSGFEYSTILCLDNPDRDFHPQGCSVIPGSFDPIERDPDREGLVVEHDMALEDDWFRVEITEHDRLEAGIDLTGHDVIVCLGRGIADDPTEGMELGLDLVDAFDDAELGITRGIVTSSYQFEGHVEQHSKEERQIGETGQVVAPDVYIAAGVSGAVQHKVGMDESDTIVAINTDPDARIRDFSDYFVEGDLFEVLPRLTEAVEAGETALEPEAVADGGDE from the coding sequence ATGACGGCGATCGATCCGGACGACCACACGGTCGACGAACTGACCGCGGAACTCGACGCCGTCGACGACGAGGACGAACTGCAGGCGATCCTCGAGGCCGAACGAGCAGGTCGGGACCGGGCGACGGCCCGCGAGGCGGTCCACCAGCGACTCGAGGAGATCGGTAGTGACGGCGACGAGAGCGACGGTGTCGAGGAGGGAACGGAAACGGAAGGCGAATACGAAGAGACGGAAGAAGACGTCGGCGACGAAGCCGAGGCCAATGCGGAGGAAGCGGAAGAGACGGACGAGGAACCGGCAGAAGCGGAAGCGGCGGACGACGAACCGGCGGAAGCGGAAGCGGCGGACGATGAACCAGCGGAAGATGACGGTCTCTCACATCCCACCCGCGACAAGAAACACGTTCGGGGACTCGCGGACGGCGACTACGCGGACCTGTGGGTGTTCTGTGAGACCCAGGGCGGCGAGTTGCTCGAGGTCTCGAAAGAGATGCTCGGCAAGGGCCGCGAACTGATGGATCAGTTCGAAGCGGACTACGGGGACGAGGAGCGCGTCGTCGCGTTCCTGATGGGCGACGACTGCGAGGGCCTCGCCGAGGAGTGCATCGCCTACGGAGCCGACGTCGCCGTCTATCACGAGGACGAGCGCCTCGAGCGATTTCTCCACAAGCCCTACACCGAAATCTCGGCGCACATGGCTCGCGGCGAGGGGACCGTCGAGAGCACCGACTGGCGCGACTACGACAAGCCGCGCTACGTCCTGTTCCCGGCAACGAACAACGGGCGGGACCTCTCGGCGAAGGTCCAGGCCGAACTCGACTCCGGGCTCGCCTCGGACTGTTCGGACCTGTTCATCGAAGCGAACGAGATCTCGAACCCGGTCAAGACCGGCGAACCCGGCGTCAAGAAGACCGTCGAGAAGGTCCTGCACATGAAGCGACCGGACTTCTCCGGGTTCGAGTACTCGACGATCCTCTGTCTCGACAATCCGGATCGGGACTTCCACCCGCAGGGCTGTTCGGTGATTCCGGGCAGCTTCGACCCGATCGAGCGCGATCCCGACCGCGAGGGACTCGTCGTCGAACACGACATGGCCCTCGAGGACGACTGGTTCCGCGTCGAGATCACCGAGCACGACCGGCTCGAGGCCGGGATCGACCTCACCGGGCACGACGTGATCGTCTGTCTCGGCCGCGGAATTGCCGACGATCCGACCGAGGGGATGGAACTCGGCCTCGACCTGGTCGACGCGTTCGATGACGCCGAACTCGGCATCACGCGCGGGATTGTCACCTCTTCCTACCAGTTCGAGGGCCACGTCGAACAGCACTCGAAAGAGGAGCGCCAGATCGGCGAGACCGGTCAGGTCGTCGCGCCCGACGTGTACATCGCGGCGGGCGTCTCCGGCGCGGTCCAGCACAAGGTCGGGATGGACGAGTCCGACACCATCGTCGCGATCAACACCGACCCCGACGCGCGGATCCGGGACTTCTCGGACTACTTCGTCGAGGGTGACCTCTTCGAGGTGTTGCCCCGACTCACCGAGGCCGTGGAGGCGGGTGAGACGGCCCTCGAGCCCGAGGCCGTCGCCGACGGAGGTGACGAGTGA
- a CDS encoding electron transfer flavoprotein subunit beta, giving the protein MRSIVLTKGVPDFSEGAVSFDEDGHLERGKTPTVMNPNDEFALQAALQTTVRHGGHVTGMSMGPPGYADVLKGAMETVYTDDSYLLSDRELAASDTWATAITLSAGLETYQETVADIDIVFAGFKTADGETGQTGPQTCWAMDWPIVTHVVALDIDPEERTLRAKRLVEGDIDEIETIEAPLPCFVVTDPEFEPTYRKASHRLTHKELRAETEERAADHEEYLTTWDHEDLNLDPDYIGLDGSPTIVSSVDPIPKAPSEREATMIDPDGSMSEVLEEMQPYAAEAGD; this is encoded by the coding sequence ATGCGGTCAATCGTACTGACGAAAGGCGTTCCGGACTTCTCGGAGGGTGCCGTCTCGTTCGACGAGGACGGCCACCTCGAGCGCGGGAAGACGCCGACGGTGATGAATCCGAACGACGAGTTCGCGCTGCAGGCAGCGCTCCAGACCACGGTACGCCACGGCGGCCACGTCACGGGGATGAGTATGGGGCCGCCGGGGTACGCCGACGTCCTGAAGGGGGCGATGGAGACGGTCTACACCGACGACAGCTACCTACTTTCCGATCGGGAACTGGCCGCTTCCGACACGTGGGCGACTGCGATCACGCTCAGCGCCGGCCTCGAGACCTATCAGGAGACCGTCGCGGACATCGACATCGTGTTCGCGGGGTTCAAAACGGCGGACGGCGAAACCGGACAGACCGGTCCGCAGACCTGCTGGGCGATGGACTGGCCGATCGTCACCCACGTGGTCGCGCTCGATATCGACCCCGAGGAACGGACGCTCCGCGCGAAGCGACTCGTCGAGGGCGATATCGACGAGATCGAAACGATCGAAGCGCCTTTACCCTGTTTCGTCGTCACCGATCCCGAGTTCGAGCCGACGTATCGAAAAGCCTCACACAGACTCACGCACAAGGAGCTGCGAGCCGAAACCGAGGAGCGAGCCGCCGACCACGAGGAGTACCTGACGACGTGGGATCACGAGGACCTGAACCTCGATCCCGACTACATCGGACTCGACGGCTCGCCGACGATCGTCTCGTCGGTCGATCCGATCCCCAAAGCGCCCTCGGAACGGGAGGCGACGATGATCGATCCCGACGGCAGCATGAGCGAGGTACTCGAGGAGATGCAGCCATACGCCGCGGAGGCGGGTGATTGA
- a CDS encoding polymer-forming cytoskeletal protein: protein MAFSRDPLDELVVPDGTEAQERDLVTDGDVLVGGRSTIEFGVRGRNVLAGESAEFRGAIEADGDCRLDMWCDVAENVLVGQDAYIGERVHIGGKLKVAGDLDIGDDVEIEEGFEANGWIVIRNPMPTIVLLFVYLKHLLLIGEEDAAQRLISELVDEEDGEPETEPLVIPRNATVGDDAWRVSTPATIGDDCRLHGNVRAETIDVGADCNVFGSLRARGDVTVGDGTRIHGDVTTRDGDVTIDHDARILGDVSCDDLELGPDAEVDGTIRADGEITMRTTERERE from the coding sequence GTGGCCTTCAGCAGGGATCCGCTCGACGAACTCGTCGTTCCCGACGGGACGGAAGCCCAGGAGCGCGACCTCGTAACGGACGGGGACGTCCTCGTGGGCGGCCGTTCGACCATCGAGTTCGGCGTCCGCGGCCGAAACGTACTGGCGGGCGAGAGCGCCGAGTTTCGCGGTGCGATCGAGGCCGACGGCGACTGCCGACTCGACATGTGGTGTGACGTCGCGGAAAACGTACTCGTCGGGCAGGACGCCTATATCGGCGAGCGCGTCCACATCGGCGGGAAGCTGAAAGTCGCGGGCGACCTCGATATCGGCGACGACGTCGAGATCGAGGAGGGGTTCGAGGCCAACGGCTGGATCGTCATTCGGAACCCGATGCCGACGATCGTGTTGCTCTTCGTCTACCTCAAACACCTCCTCCTGATCGGCGAAGAAGACGCTGCCCAACGGCTCATCTCCGAACTCGTCGACGAGGAAGACGGCGAGCCGGAGACCGAGCCACTCGTCATTCCTCGGAACGCGACCGTCGGTGATGACGCCTGGCGGGTCTCGACGCCCGCGACGATCGGCGACGACTGCCGACTTCACGGCAACGTCCGCGCGGAGACGATCGACGTCGGTGCCGATTGCAACGTCTTCGGGAGTCTCCGGGCCCGCGGCGACGTCACCGTCGGCGACGGAACCCGCATCCACGGCGACGTCACCACTCGAGACGGTGACGTCACCATCGACCATGACGCTCGCATCCTCGGCGACGTCTCCTGTGACGACCTCGAGCTTGGTCCCGACGCCGAGGTCGACGGCACGATCCGTGCCGACGGCGAGATCACGATGCGGACGACCGAACGCGAACGCGAGTAA
- a CDS encoding DUF5800 family protein: protein MTTLAFDDEGVDVVYEGTEFRLEQELIEEATEKSYYDVTDHEVLQIVAEQPNLQGEPRRIGDILD, encoded by the coding sequence ATGACTACGCTCGCATTCGACGACGAGGGCGTCGACGTCGTCTACGAAGGGACCGAGTTCCGCCTCGAGCAGGAACTCATCGAGGAGGCAACCGAGAAATCCTACTACGACGTGACCGACCACGAGGTGTTGCAGATCGTCGCCGAACAGCCGAACCTGCAGGGCGAACCGCGCCGTATTGGCGATATTCTGGACTGA
- a CDS encoding DUF420 domain-containing protein produces MEYVPRERVRLLTGVLSVVSLAVVFAAAGGRIPSSSVPTAPEWVIEAIPLVNAVLSAIAIGTITVGWRAIRRGEVDRHRVAMLSSFGLFASFLALYLYRLTVTGGPQDFPGPAAVEQFVYLPILAVHILLAIVCIPLLYYALLLALSRPVAELPETSHARIGRIAATLWLISFSLGIVVFVLLHVLY; encoded by the coding sequence ATGGAATACGTTCCTCGAGAGCGCGTGCGCCTCCTCACCGGCGTGTTGAGTGTCGTGTCGCTGGCGGTCGTCTTCGCCGCCGCGGGCGGCCGGATTCCGTCCTCGAGCGTACCGACGGCACCGGAGTGGGTCATCGAGGCGATCCCGCTCGTCAACGCCGTGCTCAGCGCGATCGCGATCGGGACGATCACGGTCGGCTGGCGAGCGATCCGGCGCGGCGAGGTCGATCGCCATCGGGTCGCGATGCTGTCCTCCTTTGGCCTGTTCGCGAGCTTTCTCGCGCTCTATCTCTACCGGCTGACCGTGACCGGCGGACCGCAGGACTTTCCGGGACCGGCGGCCGTCGAACAGTTCGTCTACCTGCCGATCCTGGCCGTTCACATCCTGCTGGCGATCGTCTGTATTCCGCTGCTGTACTACGCGCTGTTGCTCGCGCTCTCCCGTCCGGTCGCGGAACTGCCGGAAACGAGTCACGCCCGTATCGGTCGGATCGCGGCGACGCTGTGGCTGATCTCCTTCTCGCTCGGGATCGTCGTCTTCGTACTGCTTCACGTCCTCTACTGA